The nucleotide window GGCAGGCTGGCGCCCAACAGCGCGCCCAAGGTCTCCCCGACCGCCGCTTGGCCATCCCCGTCAATATCCATGCGCACCCGCAGAGGATCGATGGCGATGACGAAGTCACCCCCCATGGCAGCCGTTTCGAAATTGGCGTGCGCCGCATCCATTTTCGTCACGAAGCTATCGAGAATATCGCGCAATTGCTGATAGTTCAGCGGCTCCGGATCGGGATTGGCCGGTCCTGCGCTGATGCCGCTCTCGATGCCCAGCAGCATGGCCGCCGCCGGCACACGCGGCGCAACCGCACCATGGCGATAAAGCGCCTGCGAGAGCTCTTCAACGGCCCCCACCAGATCGATCAGTCCCAAACCGAAGCAGGCATCCATATGAAACATGGCGCATTGCTCGTCGTAATAGGAGCGGCTTTCGACGGCCTCGCCCGTATAGAGCAGATCGGGCAGCCGCGAACCGGCCGGACTGGCCAGACCTGCGCCCGGCACCATCGTCGCGGCCAATGCCGCTGCAACCAGTCTACGCAATAGAGCCTCCCTTTTCCGCCTATTTGCCGACGCGCTCGAACCACTCGTCTTCGCTGATCACCTCGACGCCCAGTTCCTCGGCTTTTTTCAGCTTCGAACCCGCGCCGGGGCCGGCAACCACAATATCGGTAGCACCCGAAACAGAGCCGGCCACCTTGGCCCCCAGCCGTTCGGCCATGGCCTTGGCTTCCGAACGGGTCATCTTTTCCAAGGACCCGGTGAACACCACCGTCTTTCCCGCCACTACGCTGTCGGCCGAAATCGTCACCACATAGGGCTGTGGCCTGACCTCGGCCAACAGGTCGTCCAACGCCTGCACGTTCCGCTCATTGGCGAAAAACGCCATGATCGAGGCCTGTACAGTCTCGCCAATACCGCCGATCTCGGGAAACACGGAATGGCCGTCCTCGTGATGGGCGGCCTCGACCGCCTTTTCCCGGAACTTTTCTATCGTGCCGAATTCCTTGGCCAACAAGGCCGCCGTGGTTTCCCCAACATGGCGGATGCCAAGCGCGAAGATGAACCTGTCCAGCTCCGGTTCGCGCCGCGCATCGATGGCATCGAACAGTTTCTTGACCGAGACCGGCCCAAAGCCATCCGCATCCTTGAGCTTCTTCATGGCGCGCTCGTCCCGCGCCTTGAGCGTAAAGATGTCGGCCGGTCGGGCAATGCGCCCCTCGGCATAGAATTGCGCCACCTGCTTGTCGCCCAAGCCATCGATATCGAGCGCATCGCGCGATACGAAATGCTTGAGGTTCTCAACGGCCTGGGCCGGGCAGATCATCTCGCCCGTACAGCGCCGCACCGAATCCAGCTTGCCGGTCTTTTCATTGAGCTCCCGCACTGCCTCCGAGCCGCAGGCCGGGCAGATATGGGGAAACACGAAGGGCTCGGCATCGGCAGGCCGCTTGTCGAGCAGCACATCCACGATCTGCGGAATAACGTCGCCGGCCCGCTGCACGATCACCGTATCGCCCACCCGCAGGTCGATGCCATTGCGGATCGGCTCGCCACTATTGCCGATACCCTTGATATAGTCCTCATTATGCAGCGTGGCATTCTCCACCACCACGCCGCCCACGGTCACCGGCTGCAGCCGCGCCACCGGCGTCAATGCCCCGGTACGCCCCACCTGAATGTCGATGCCGGTCAGTATGGTCGTCGCCTGCTCTGCGGGGAACTTATGGGCGATGGCCCAGCGCGGCGCCCTGGCGACAAAGCCCCAGCGCTGCTGCAAATCCAGCCGGTCTAGTTTATAGACGACGCCATCGATATCGTAGCCCAGCGTCGCGCGCTGCTCTTCGATCTTGCGATATTGTTCGATCAACACCTCCGCCGATGTCGTCTTGATCATCAGCGGATTGGTGACAAAGCCCCATTCCTTGAACTTCTGCACCACCGCGGTCTGTGTCTCCGCCGGCGGCTGGGCATTGCCCTGCGCGTCCTCGGCAATGCCCCAGGCATAGGCGAAGAAATTGAGGTTGCGGCTGGCAGTGATCTTGGGATCTTTCTGCCGCAAGGACCCTGCCGCCGTATTGCGCGGATTGACATAGTCCTGGCCGCCGAACTTGGCCGAATGCTCCTTGAGCCGCTTGAACTCCGCATGGCTCATATAGACCTCACCGCGGATTTCGATCACCGCCGGCCAGCCCGAGCCGGCGAGCTTGTGCGGAATGTCCCCGATGGTCTTGAGGTTTTCCGTAATGTCCTCGCCCTCGGTGCCATCGCCGCGCGTGGCGCCCCGCACGAAAACGCCGTTCTCATAGCGGAGCGATGCAGAGAGCCCGTCAATCTTCGGCTCGGCGGTAAAGGCCAGTTCAAAATCGGGATCGCGCAGGATGTCAGCCATGAAGAACTTCCTGGCCCGCGCCACGAACTCGCTGACATCCTCTTCGGAAAAGGCATTGGCGAGGCTCAACATAGGCACGCCATGGCGCACCTTGGCAAAACCCTCCGCCGGCGCCGCACCGACCCGCCCCGACGGGCTATCGACCCGCACCAGTTCTGGAAAGGCCAGTTCGATGGCGTCATTGCGGCGCTTCAGCGCGTCATAGTCGGCGTCCGATATTTCGGGCCTGTCCTGCTGATGATAGGCGATGTCGGCAGCGGCAATGGCAGCGGCAAGCCGCTCGAGCTCCGCGCGGGCCTCGTCTTCACTCAGATCGGCGACATCTTTGAGAGAAAGATCGGACATGGAATACTCGACGATTCTTAAATCCACCGGATCACCCCTCTCCCCTTATGGGAGAGGGTGCCCGAAGGGCGGGTGAGGGGTTTTGCCGGACCGGGGGTTAGCGCGGAGCCCACCCTTCATCCGGCGCTGCGCGCCACCTTCTCCCACAAGGGGAGAAGGGAAACCTGCCACAGAGGCCGGTTGCAGTGAAGGTTGTTATCCCACGGCCCCTAGCAATTTCTTGGCAGCAGCGCGCGCTTCCTTGGTGATTTCCGCGCCGGCCAGCATGCGCGCCACCTCCTCCTGCCGCGCATCCTTGTCGAGCGGCCGGACATGGGTGCGCACAAAGGCGCCCTCATCCACCATCTGCTTTTCAATCAGCAAATGCCGGTTGGCCCCGGCCGCGACCTGCGGGGCATGCGTGACCGTCAGCACCTGCACGGTCCTGGCCAAGCGCGCCAGCCGCCGGCCGATAGCATCGGCCACCGCGCCACCCACACCGGTGTCGATTTCGTCGAAAATCAGCACCGGCGCCGATCCACGATCGGCCAGCACCACCTTGAGCGCAAGCAGGAAACGGCTCAATTCACCGCCCGACGCGACCTTGAGCAAAGGCCCGGCCGCTGTGCCTGGATTGGTCTGCACATGAAAGGCGATCTGGTCATAGCCAGTGGCCGCCACGCGTTCCCTGTCGGCCTGGTGGTCGACGATGAATTTGGCGGCGCCAAGCTTGAGATCGGGCAGTTCGGCCTCGACAGCCGCGCTCAACGCCTGCGCCGCCTTTTTCCGCCCCGCGCTCAGAATATCGGCTGCTTCACGATAGCGCGCCCGCGCCGTGGCTTCCTCCGCCTCCAGCAGTTTGAGCCGGCTTTCTCCGCTCTGGAGCGTTTCGAGATCGCCCTCATATTTGGCGAGGACCGCGGCGAGCCCGTCGCAATCGGTCTGGTGCTTGCGCGCCGCCGCCCGCAAGGCAAAAAGCCGCTCCTCGACATCTTCCAATTCACCGGGGTCAAAGGCCATCTCGCGCTTGAGCTCCTCAAGCGCATCACCGGTGCGGTCGAGTGTGACCAGAGACGCGTCGAGCGCATCCACAATGGGCTGGAACAGCGTGGCGCCGCCGTCTACCTTGCGCATCAACCGCCGCATGAGCGACGCCAGCGCCGGGGTCGGCGCATTGGGTCCGTTGAGAATCTCGTCGATCTCGACCACGTCCGACGCGGCCTTTTCGGCCTGCTGCAATTGCTGGCGCCGCTCGGCCAGTTCACCCTCTTCACCAGCCACGGGCTTGAGCTTGCTCAGCTCCTCCACCGTGTGGCGCGCATAATCCTCAGCCGCCAGCGCCTCGGCCACCAGCGCCCGCTGCTCCGCCACGGCCTGCTGCGCCTCGACCAAAGCCGCCCAGCAATCGCGCACCGCATTGACCTCAGCACCCAATTCGCCGAAGGCGTCGAGCGCCGCCCGATGGGTGGCCACATCCACCAGCGCCCGATCATCGTGCTGCCCGTGGATTTCAACCACCTGGCTGCCGACCTTCTGCAAGAGCGACGCCGACACCGGCTGATCATTGATGAAGGCCCGCGTCCGCCCATCGGCAAATTGCACGCGCCGCAGAATGACATCTTCATCGTCGGGAATGGCATTGTCGCGCAGCAGCGCCCGTGCGGGGTGATCGGCAGCAAGTTCCACCACGGCCACCACCTGGCCGCTTTCCTGCCCCTGGCGCACCAGCGACGCGTCGCCCCTGCCCCCAAGGGCAAGCGTCAATGCGTCGAGCA belongs to Devosia sp. XK-2 and includes:
- the ligA gene encoding NAD-dependent DNA ligase LigA; protein product: MSDLSLKDVADLSEDEARAELERLAAAIAAADIAYHQQDRPEISDADYDALKRRNDAIELAFPELVRVDSPSGRVGAAPAEGFAKVRHGVPMLSLANAFSEEDVSEFVARARKFFMADILRDPDFELAFTAEPKIDGLSASLRYENGVFVRGATRGDGTEGEDITENLKTIGDIPHKLAGSGWPAVIEIRGEVYMSHAEFKRLKEHSAKFGGQDYVNPRNTAAGSLRQKDPKITASRNLNFFAYAWGIAEDAQGNAQPPAETQTAVVQKFKEWGFVTNPLMIKTTSAEVLIEQYRKIEEQRATLGYDIDGVVYKLDRLDLQQRWGFVARAPRWAIAHKFPAEQATTILTGIDIQVGRTGALTPVARLQPVTVGGVVVENATLHNEDYIKGIGNSGEPIRNGIDLRVGDTVIVQRAGDVIPQIVDVLLDKRPADAEPFVFPHICPACGSEAVRELNEKTGKLDSVRRCTGEMICPAQAVENLKHFVSRDALDIDGLGDKQVAQFYAEGRIARPADIFTLKARDERAMKKLKDADGFGPVSVKKLFDAIDARREPELDRFIFALGIRHVGETTAALLAKEFGTIEKFREKAVEAAHHEDGHSVFPEIGGIGETVQASIMAFFANERNVQALDDLLAEVRPQPYVVTISADSVVAGKTVVFTGSLEKMTRSEAKAMAERLGAKVAGSVSGATDIVVAGPGAGSKLKKAEELGVEVISEDEWFERVGK
- the recN gene encoding DNA repair protein RecN; the protein is MLNALSVRNIVLIDQLDLALDAGMTVLTGETGAGKSILLDALTLALGGRGDASLVRQGQESGQVVAVVELAADHPARALLRDNAIPDDEDVILRRVQFADGRTRAFINDQPVSASLLQKVGSQVVEIHGQHDDRALVDVATHRAALDAFGELGAEVNAVRDCWAALVEAQQAVAEQRALVAEALAAEDYARHTVEELSKLKPVAGEEGELAERRQQLQQAEKAASDVVEIDEILNGPNAPTPALASLMRRLMRKVDGGATLFQPIVDALDASLVTLDRTGDALEELKREMAFDPGELEDVEERLFALRAAARKHQTDCDGLAAVLAKYEGDLETLQSGESRLKLLEAEEATARARYREAADILSAGRKKAAQALSAAVEAELPDLKLGAAKFIVDHQADRERVAATGYDQIAFHVQTNPGTAAGPLLKVASGGELSRFLLALKVVLADRGSAPVLIFDEIDTGVGGAVADAIGRRLARLARTVQVLTVTHAPQVAAGANRHLLIEKQMVDEGAFVRTHVRPLDKDARQEEVARMLAGAEITKEARAAAKKLLGAVG